The DNA sequence GGCAGTACAGCACCACAACCTTTGGTACGATGAGATCAAAGATAACGGTACCCTGACTTATAGGGACTAGACCTACAGCGACTAGACTCAAAGCGCAGACGCGTTATTGAATAAAAGCGCATAGATGAAGCACCCCACCTAGGCATTAGGCGGGGTGTTTTTTTATGGTTAAAGGTTGAGAAATTTAGCGGATCCAGATCACCTTTGGCTGTTTTTTGAACGCGCTTTTTATTTTCAATAACAACAACTTCATTACATCTACTGGATCCCGGTTTTAGCTATTTTTAGGGATTGCCAGCAAAGTGTATTGGCTAAAGTATGACTGGCTTAACACTTTGGCCATTTATTCATTTTTTCCGCTTATTGACCCCTGTTTAGATCAATATCTCTGCCTCGCTTCTTACCTATATTGCAACGGCAATTAATCGGATGTTTTTAAAAAACATAGCATTTTTACCAAACCGCCACCTGTGAATAACATTGCCTTAACCAAGGTGCCGATGGCGGTTTTGAATAAATCATCCCTACCAATCGAAACTTCCTAATCCACTAGGAGCAAGAATGAAGAAGCAACAGCCCGATCTCAATCGCAGATCTTTGCTGAAAGCACTCACCATCGGTGGTACGGCCGGTGTGGCCATCGCCGCGAGTGGTGTGAGTGTTGCCAATGCAACCGAAAGTAAATCTCAAGAAAAACATGCCGATGGCTACCATGAAACTGCACATATCCGCAGTTATTACAATAGCTTGCGTAGCTAATTAGGAGAATTTGAGCGATGAAGTTAACGCGCAAAACAAATGAGGCAGTCGCAACGGCTAAGCCAAGCTTAGGCATCAGCCGTCGTCAATTCATGAAGCATGCGGGTATCACAACCGGTGGTATTGCTGCAGCCTCTCTTCTCGGTACCGGCATGATGCGCCGCGCCGAAGCGAAAGATATTCCACACGATGCCCCAATCGAGATCAAGCGCACCGTATGTAGCGCCTGTGCCGTGGGCTGTGGTCTGTATGCAGAAGTCCAAAACGGTGTCTGGACGGGTCAGGAACCAGCATTCGATCACCCATTCAATGCCGGTGGTCACTGTGCCAAAGGTGCTGCGCTGCGTGAACATGGTCACGGCGAGAAGCGTCTTAAGTACCCAATGAAGCTGGTCGACGGTAAGTGGAAGAAGCTCTCTTGGGAGCAGGCCTTCAACGAAGTTGGCGACAAGATGCAGAGCATCCGTCAAGAGTCGGGCCCAGATTCACTCTACTTCATGGGTAGCGCCAAGTTCTCTAACGAAGGCTGCTACATGTACCGTAAATTTGCGGCCATGTGGGGTACCAACAACGTCGACCACTCGGCACGTATCTGTCACTCTACCACTGTAGCCGGTGTTGCTAACACCTGGGGTTACGGTGCGCAAACCAACTCTTTCAACGACATTCAGAATGCGAACGCGATCTTCTTCATCGGTTCAAACCCTGCCGAGGCACACCCTGTTGCCATGCAGCATATTCTGATCGCCAAAGAGAAGAACAACGCCAAGATCATCGTGGTTGACCCACGTTTCTCTCGCACCGCGGCTCACTCTGATCTGCACTGTGCACTGCGTCCAGGTACCGACATTCCTTTCATCTACGGTATGTTGTGGCACATCTTCGAAAATGGCTGGGAAGACAAGGCCTTCATCCAGCAGCGCGTGTTCGAGATGGACACCATCCGCGAAGAGGTGAAGAAGTTCCCACCACAAGAAGTGGCTAACATCACAGGCGTGAGTGAAGAGCAGGTTTACCAAGCGGCTAAGCTGATGGCGGAAAACCGTCCTGGTACTGTGGTTTGGTGTATGGGTGGTACCCAGCACCACGTTGGTAACGCCAACACCCGTGCCTACTGTATCCTGCAGCTGGCTCTGGGCAACATGGGCGTATCTGGCGGCGGTACTAACATCTTCCGTGGTCACGATAACGTACAGGGCGCAACCGACCTTGGTCTGCTGTTTGATACCCTGCCTGGCTACTATGGCCTCAAGACAGGTTCTTGGAAGCACTGGTCACACGTTTGGGATCTGGATTTCGACTGGGTTAAGGGTCGCTTCGACCAGAACGAATACCTGGGTCGCATCCCAATGAACACTCCTGGTATTCCATGTTCTCGTTGGCACGACGGCGTATTAGAAACGCCAGAGAAGCTGGCGCAGAAAGATCGCGTGCGCATGGCCTTCTTCTGGGGGCAATCTGTTAACACAGAAACCCGTCAGCGCGAGGTGCGTGACGCCCTAGATAAGATGGACACGGTTGTTGTTGTGGATCCATTCCCAACTATGGCGGGTGTCATGCACCGTCGTAAGGATGGTGTCTACCTATTACCAGCAGCGACTCAGTTCGAGACCGAAGGTTCAGTGTCTAACTCTGGCCGTAGCCAGCAGTGGCGTGAGAAGGTGATCGAGCCGTTATTCGAATCTAAGACAGATATCGAGATCATGTATCGCCTATCGCAGAAACTCGGTTTCGACAAGGAATACACTAAGCGCATCGCAAAAGATGCCAAAGACATGCTAGTGATCGAAGACATCACCCGCGAGATCAACCGCGGTATGTGGACTATCGGTATGTCTGGCCAAAGCCCTGAGCGTCTGAAGCTGCACACCCAAAACTGGGGCACCTTCAGCAACAAGACGCTTGAAGCAGAAGGCGGCCCAGCCAAGGGCGAAACCTATGGTCTGCCATGGCCATGTTGGGGCACACCAGAGCAGAAACACCCTGGTACCCAGATCCTCTACAACACAAACAAACACGTGCTGCAGGGTGGTGGTAACTTCCGTGCCCGTTATGGCGTCGAATACCAAGGCAAGAACCTGCTGGCCGAAGGCAGCTTCTCTAAGGGCAGCGAGATCCAAGACGGTTACCCAGAGTTCAGCGACAAGCTGCTCAAGCAACTGGGCTGGTGGGACGATCTGACCGCCGAAGAGAAGGCAGAAGCCGAAGGCAAGAACTGGAAGACCGACCTTTCTGGCGGTATCCAGCGTGTGGCCATGAAGCACGGCTGTATTCCATTTGGTAACGCTAAGGCCCGCTGTATCGTGTGGACCTTCCCGGATCAAGTGCCTGTGCACCGCGAGCCGCTGTACACACCACGTCGCGATCTCGTGTCTAAGTACCCAACCTATGACGACATGCAGGTACATCGTCTACCGACGCTTTACAAGTCTATCCAAGAGAAAGACACGGCAACCAAGTACCCACTGGGTCTGACCTCTGGTCGTCTGGTTGAGTACGAGGGTGGTGGTGAAGAGTCTCGCTCTAACCCATGGCTGGCCGAGCTACAACAAGAGATGTTTGTTGAGATCCACCCAGGCGATGCCGCCGACCGTGGTATCCGCAACGGCGATACCGTATGGCTGGAAGGCGCCGAAGGCGGCCGCATCAAGATCAAGGCCATGGTTACTCCTCGCGTTAAGCAAGGTGTTACCTGGATGCCATACCACTTCGCCGGTGTGATGCATGGTGAGAGCCTAGAGAATAACTATCCAGAAGGTACTGTGCCTTATGTGATTGGTGAGTCTGCGAACACGGCATTGACCTATGGTTATGACCCTGTCACGCAGATGCAAGAGACCAAAGCGTCGCTTTGTCAGATCACTAAAGCTTAAGTATCGGGAGATTTGCCATTATGGCTACAATGAAATTTTTATGTGATACCAAGCGCTGCATCGAATGTAACGGCTGTGTCACGGCATGTAAGAACGAAAACGACTCTGCGCTGGAGTGGGGTATTCAACGTCGCCGCGTGGTGACCATCAACGACGGTCAGCCAGGCGAAGCCTCTATCTCTGTGGCTTGTATGCACTGTACCGACGCCCCTTGTCAGGCGGTTTGTCCGGCAAACTGCTTCTACAAGACGGAAGATGGTCTGACGCTGCACAACAAAGACACCTGTATCGGTTGTGGCTACTGTCTGTACGCCTGTCCGTTTGGCGCGCCTCAGTTCCCTAAGAAGGGCGCCTTCGGCAGCCGCGGCAAGATGGACAAGTGTACCTTCTGTGCCGGTGGTCCTGAAGAGAACCACTCAGATGCAGAGCGTCAGAAGTACGGCTCTAACCGTATTGCCGAAGGCAAGCTGCCTATGTGTGCCGAGTTGTGTGCGACTAAGTCGCTACTTGCCGGTGATGCTGAGGTTATCTCAAACATCTTCCGCGAGCGTGTTGCATACCGTGGTTCGAAAAATGCGATTTGGGGCTAATCCCCAGCTTGTATAAGGCCACAACAATCCACACCGGGCTCGCCCGGTGTGGACGATAAGGATGTAATATGAACAAATGGTTCAAACAATTTAGCGTGATCTTAGCGCTAGTGATAGGTACCACCTTCAGTGCCCTGTCGTTCGCCCATGGCGACGCGACCGACCATACCCATGCCGCCACCGAGGGGCAGATCTGGTCTGAGATTCAGGCGGGTGCTACCGGATACACTACCTCTCACGGTCAGTTCCACAACCAGCCGATCAACAGCTATGATCTGCGGGTACTCGAACTTCGCAGCGACTGGCTGGCACCAGCCCTGATGGCGGCGCTGTTTGGCATGATCATCATCTTCGTGCTGTTCATCAAGGTGAACGGTATCTCCAAGTTGCATCACGGCTTCTCGGGCAAGATGGTGTATCGCTGGTCGAAATTTGATGTCTCTATCCACTGGTTGGGGGCGATCCCTTGTCTGCTGCTGATCCTCACGGGTCTGACGTTGCTGGCGGGACGTTTCTTCTTCCAGCCATACCTAGGTGAAGGCTTCTGGGCCGGTCTGGTCTATGGTGCCAAGCAGATCCACGACTACATGGCGATCCCCTTCATGATTGGTTGGGCGCTGATGACCACGCTGTGGGCCAAGAATCAGCTGCCTAAGATGTATGATGTTAAATGGTTCCTGGTCGTTGGTGGTTACATCAACTTCGGTCCCTTCAAGGGTAAGCACCCGGATGCAGGCTTTGCCAACGCCGGTGAGAAGATGTGGTTCTGGGCCTTTGCCTTCTTTGGACTGATCATCTCGGCTTCTGGCATGTTGCTGCTGTTCCCGAACCTGTTCGAGCCTAGCCGCACCCTGAGCCTGATCGCCCTGGTACTTCACTCTGTCAGTGCCATCGTTATCTGCGCCTTCTCTATCGTACATATCTTCATGGCGACCGTGATGTCAGAAGGTGGTATGGAGTGTATGGTGTCGGGTTACTGTGATGAAAACTGGGCGACTCAGCATCACAACCTTTGGTATGACGAGATCAAGGCCAACGGCACGCTGAAGTACAAAGCGTAAGGCGTTCGCCGCTCGCAACAGCGTTTCTGTTACCATGAAAAACACCTCACCGGGTTGCCGGCGGGGTGTTTTTTTATGCCTGCTGTTTAATGCCTGCTGTTTAATGCCTGTCGTTTAATGTTAGTGGTTTAATGCCTAGAGCAGAGAGTAGCTGCTAGCTAGAGTAGCTTTTAGCAACATTAGCCGGTAGAAATATTAGTCATTGAGAATGTTGACAATAACCGCAAAGCCACTAAGTTGTGAGAAAAGCAATTTCACCATAAAGGAGCTGAATATGATCAGAAGGATCTTGATGGCACTCGCCCTGAGTGTGAGTGTTAGTTTGAGTTTAAGTGTGAGCTTTAGCAGCCTTGCCGATACCTACAGGATGACCTCAGAGGTCAGCCTGCAGGGCGAGGTGCTTGGCGCGCCGACGCTAGTGATTGATAAGGCCGAGGCCGAGCGGGTGATGCTGGCGGATAAGTACCAGTTCAGCGTTAAGGTTACGCCACACGATGCGGCTCAGGTGTTGGTGGATTTTAGCCTGAGCGGCGAGGGCTATGAGACAGAATCACAGGCGATAGTCGACCTGGACAAGGCCGCCTTGCTCACCTTTGGAGACCAGACATTTATCTTTCTCATCAACAGGGTAGGCGACTGACTTAACAGTCGTTGTCCATGATTTTGGTGGTCACGCTATCGGCAGTCGTGTCGACCCTCAAATAGCAGGCGAGGGCGCCGTCTGCCATGAGATCTCCAGGGGTCTTATATAGGCTGCGATCGCCGATGCGCAGCTCGATATCTTCCACCGTCCAGCGCCCGCCATAGAACCATTCACTCATGGTGACCGTCAACAGCTGAGTTACCGCATCGCCGCCCCATACCGGGTTGCCATATCTCACCTGGATTTTTTGGCTATCGCCTGGGTTGAGGAAGAAGCTGGCCTTAGGCTGCTTCTCTAGCCCCAGGATGGCCGAGCGGGCATAGACAAGTTGATTCGCGGCCTGCACCGAGGCCTCAAGCTGCTTGAGCTGGGCGATCCTCGCCTCTCGCGTCAGGCTTATCCACCTGCTGGCGGCCGCTACGCTGAGAATGGCCAGTATGATGATCACCACCACCATCTCTATCAGGGTAAAGCCAGAGGCTCCTTTATGTCTCATGGTTACTCGCATCTTCAGGCTAACGCTTGGTAATAAATAAAGTGGAGGCAGCCTAACTCCTTGGGAGACATTTGCAAGCGAAATTGAGTCGATTCTTGCAATAAGGTATTGAATGATAATGGGTTGTTTTTTAGCTGTTGCGACCAGGTTTGCGCAGTGTTGCCGGGTCGCGACCCGGCAGAAATTGACCTAAGATCAAGCTAGTCTCAACAAGCAGGAGAGAGAGATGGAGAGTAAAGCGGTAAGCGACAGCATGGGCGACCTCAATATTCCCGCCGATGCCCTCTACGGCGCGCAGACGGCGCGGGCGATCAAGAACTTTCCCGTGAGTGGTCGTCCCATGCCCCGCAGCTTCATCCGTGCCTTGTTGCTGGCTAAGCTTGCCGCCGTCGAGGCCAACGTGGCACTTAGACTGCTGCCGCCCAATATTGCCCCGGCGGTCGCCCAGGCGGTGCAGGAGCTGCTGGCGGATCCCCAGATGATGCGCCATTTTCCCATCGACATGTTTCAAACTGGCTCGGGCACCAGCAGCAACATGAACGCCAACGAGGT is a window from the Shewanella loihica PV-4 genome containing:
- a CDS encoding twin-arginine translocation signal domain-containing protein; the protein is MKKQQPDLNRRSLLKALTIGGTAGVAIAASGVSVANATESKSQEKHADGYHETAHIRSYYNSLRS
- a CDS encoding molybdopterin-dependent oxidoreductase, which produces MKLTRKTNEAVATAKPSLGISRRQFMKHAGITTGGIAAASLLGTGMMRRAEAKDIPHDAPIEIKRTVCSACAVGCGLYAEVQNGVWTGQEPAFDHPFNAGGHCAKGAALREHGHGEKRLKYPMKLVDGKWKKLSWEQAFNEVGDKMQSIRQESGPDSLYFMGSAKFSNEGCYMYRKFAAMWGTNNVDHSARICHSTTVAGVANTWGYGAQTNSFNDIQNANAIFFIGSNPAEAHPVAMQHILIAKEKNNAKIIVVDPRFSRTAAHSDLHCALRPGTDIPFIYGMLWHIFENGWEDKAFIQQRVFEMDTIREEVKKFPPQEVANITGVSEEQVYQAAKLMAENRPGTVVWCMGGTQHHVGNANTRAYCILQLALGNMGVSGGGTNIFRGHDNVQGATDLGLLFDTLPGYYGLKTGSWKHWSHVWDLDFDWVKGRFDQNEYLGRIPMNTPGIPCSRWHDGVLETPEKLAQKDRVRMAFFWGQSVNTETRQREVRDALDKMDTVVVVDPFPTMAGVMHRRKDGVYLLPAATQFETEGSVSNSGRSQQWREKVIEPLFESKTDIEIMYRLSQKLGFDKEYTKRIAKDAKDMLVIEDITREINRGMWTIGMSGQSPERLKLHTQNWGTFSNKTLEAEGGPAKGETYGLPWPCWGTPEQKHPGTQILYNTNKHVLQGGGNFRARYGVEYQGKNLLAEGSFSKGSEIQDGYPEFSDKLLKQLGWWDDLTAEEKAEAEGKNWKTDLSGGIQRVAMKHGCIPFGNAKARCIVWTFPDQVPVHREPLYTPRRDLVSKYPTYDDMQVHRLPTLYKSIQEKDTATKYPLGLTSGRLVEYEGGGEESRSNPWLAELQQEMFVEIHPGDAADRGIRNGDTVWLEGAEGGRIKIKAMVTPRVKQGVTWMPYHFAGVMHGESLENNYPEGTVPYVIGESANTALTYGYDPVTQMQETKASLCQITKA
- the fdh3B gene encoding formate dehydrogenase FDH3 subunit beta, which encodes MATMKFLCDTKRCIECNGCVTACKNENDSALEWGIQRRRVVTINDGQPGEASISVACMHCTDAPCQAVCPANCFYKTEDGLTLHNKDTCIGCGYCLYACPFGAPQFPKKGAFGSRGKMDKCTFCAGGPEENHSDAERQKYGSNRIAEGKLPMCAELCATKSLLAGDAEVISNIFRERVAYRGSKNAIWG
- a CDS encoding formate dehydrogenase subunit gamma; protein product: MNKWFKQFSVILALVIGTTFSALSFAHGDATDHTHAATEGQIWSEIQAGATGYTTSHGQFHNQPINSYDLRVLELRSDWLAPALMAALFGMIIIFVLFIKVNGISKLHHGFSGKMVYRWSKFDVSIHWLGAIPCLLLILTGLTLLAGRFFFQPYLGEGFWAGLVYGAKQIHDYMAIPFMIGWALMTTLWAKNQLPKMYDVKWFLVVGGYINFGPFKGKHPDAGFANAGEKMWFWAFAFFGLIISASGMLLLFPNLFEPSRTLSLIALVLHSVSAIVICAFSIVHIFMATVMSEGGMECMVSGYCDENWATQHHNLWYDEIKANGTLKYKA
- a CDS encoding type II secretion system protein, translating into MRHKGASGFTLIEMVVVIIILAILSVAAASRWISLTREARIAQLKQLEASVQAANQLVYARSAILGLEKQPKASFFLNPGDSQKIQVRYGNPVWGGDAVTQLLTVTMSEWFYGGRWTVEDIELRIGDRSLYKTPGDLMADGALACYLRVDTTADSVTTKIMDNDC